The proteins below are encoded in one region of Acidobacteriota bacterium:
- a CDS encoding PQQ-binding-like beta-propeller repeat protein, whose product MLLLAWLSLYLVIDATPCVLAQTWASALSSSAQDDSADAVMATSGGRWILAGAANQDGNRDDALLVAVDAQGDVIWSAAYGGSSREVLRDLIALDGGQVMAIGSTRSFGMGYADALIMVVNARGKVVWARAYGMDQEEALVAMGMAGKDAIVVGGNSNDFSRTDFLVLKIDRLGRLLWHRTYGIAEEFESLEDLAVMPDGGFLLVGSTSFGEDSRDHGLAVRVDASGAIVWQRTFRMQGADVFRAVVVLDDGGCLIAGQAHTIHSILPRGWLLRLDSHGEIVWHQELPFDSLEGGSFYDLILTPEGTALASGDYTPYGEQASEGWLLAFDPSDGSVFWQRSYGDFELERLYGSVCLADRGCLFAGLTRSYSRGQLYSLNDTLILRTDDNASVSPACTIGGVPNAIAEQQPVTVESYAGVEGELLDLTVTMIGMQAVQVETSRDEICTGATLFPPTEVSPAESLTPLLFTDATHLEWEAAAPSASDSFDLYRGDVADLGLGGAGVCLATGLTAPAATDEEQPAPAQAWFYLVGGVNAAGWGPLGVASDGSERQAATYCP is encoded by the coding sequence GTGCTGCTACTCGCATGGCTGTCGCTCTACCTGGTCATTGACGCAACACCTTGTGTCCTGGCCCAAACGTGGGCATCGGCGCTGAGTTCCTCGGCGCAGGACGATAGCGCTGACGCGGTCATGGCCACCAGTGGTGGCCGGTGGATTCTCGCTGGAGCTGCCAATCAGGACGGCAATCGGGACGATGCCCTTCTAGTGGCGGTCGATGCTCAGGGCGACGTGATCTGGTCTGCTGCCTATGGTGGTTCTTCACGAGAAGTCCTGCGGGATCTGATCGCGTTGGATGGTGGACAAGTGATGGCGATTGGGTCGACGAGATCTTTCGGCATGGGATACGCGGACGCTCTGATCATGGTTGTAAATGCGCGGGGGAAAGTCGTCTGGGCACGGGCCTACGGCATGGATCAAGAGGAGGCGTTGGTGGCCATGGGGATGGCCGGCAAGGACGCGATCGTGGTTGGCGGAAACTCGAACGACTTTTCCCGAACCGATTTTCTCGTCCTCAAGATAGATCGACTGGGAAGACTTCTCTGGCATCGAACTTACGGTATTGCCGAGGAATTCGAGTCCCTCGAGGACTTGGCCGTCATGCCGGACGGAGGCTTTCTGCTGGTGGGTTCCACCAGCTTTGGCGAGGATTCTCGCGATCACGGGTTGGCTGTCCGAGTTGACGCGTCGGGGGCCATTGTTTGGCAGCGGACTTTTCGCATGCAAGGTGCGGACGTTTTTCGTGCCGTCGTGGTTCTGGACGACGGAGGCTGCCTCATTGCCGGACAGGCTCACACGATTCACAGCATCCTACCGCGGGGCTGGCTGCTTCGCCTGGATTCACACGGCGAGATCGTATGGCACCAGGAGTTGCCGTTCGACAGCCTCGAGGGAGGGAGTTTCTACGATCTGATCCTGACTCCCGAAGGAACGGCTTTGGCTTCTGGAGACTACACTCCCTACGGAGAGCAGGCTTCGGAGGGATGGCTACTCGCCTTCGATCCCTCCGACGGGTCGGTGTTCTGGCAGCGGTCATACGGGGATTTCGAGCTTGAGCGTTTGTATGGATCCGTGTGCCTGGCGGACCGAGGTTGCCTCTTTGCTGGATTGACGCGCTCCTACAGCCGTGGCCAGCTTTACAGCCTGAACGACACCCTTATTCTTCGTACCGACGACAACGCAAGCGTTTCCCCCGCCTGCACGATCGGTGGAGTTCCCAATGCCATAGCGGAGCAACAACCTGTGACCGTCGAGTCCTACGCAGGAGTAGAAGGGGAACTGCTGGACCTGACCGTCACGATGATCGGAATGCAAGCTGTGCAGGTGGAAACGTCTCGGGATGAGATCTGCACCGGTGCGACGCTGTTTCCTCCGACAGAGGTTTCGCCGGCGGAATCTCTGACACCTCTGCTGTTCACCGATGCGACCCACCTGGAGTGGGAGGCGGCGGCGCCGAGTGCTTCGGATTCATTCGACCTGTACCGCGGTGACGTGGCCGACCTGGGGCTGGGGGGCGCAGGAGTATGTCTGGCCACGGGCCTGACAGCGCCGGCGGCCACGGATGAGGAGCAGCCCGCTCCGGCGCAGGCGTGGTTCTACCTGGTCGGCGGCGTCAATGCCGCGGGGTGGGGGCCGCTGGGCGTGGCGAGTGACGGCTCCGAGCGACAGGCGGCGACGTACTGCCCGTAG
- a CDS encoding aromatic amino acid ammonia-lyase, producing MSLVMSGSGLTLEDVDRVARGGEKVSLSDDALARIDACRRMIERKIEAGETMYGINTGIGELAEVRLDDGQVREFQKYLIYNHAAGIGEPAPIEHVRAAMLSRINVHAKGYSGCRREIPLTYVALLNAGITPVVCEKGSVGACGDLAPMSQIALSLMGEGECFYQGRRMPTGKAMEQAGIPVPGLQARDGLSAINGSNLITGIACLLLLDAEQWIAQAEIAAAMSLEALMANMKPYHSRLHELRGFPGAVTSAANLRQVIEGSDLLSGKIDVKVQDAYSMRSTPQVIGALRDMMAYARRQVEIELNGCADNPLFVTEDDLVLTGANFQGTPVSMPLDTIGSGLTMVAVLSERRLNRLLNPALSVGLPAFLTRGAGIFSGMMLSQYTADTLIVEQRILSAPSHVQSIPAAADQEDFVSMGMNGALKTRQILHNAQGVLGIELMAAAQALDLRDFNPGRGTQAARQAVRRAVDFLDVDRPLYKDHNAMAELTRRGEVLTAVVAETGPLRASWSRCD from the coding sequence ATGTCTCTCGTCATGAGTGGAAGTGGACTGACCCTCGAGGATGTGGATCGCGTCGCCCGCGGGGGCGAAAAGGTGAGCCTGAGCGACGACGCCCTGGCCCGCATCGACGCCTGCCGGCGGATGATCGAGCGCAAGATCGAGGCCGGCGAGACGATGTATGGCATCAACACCGGCATCGGCGAACTGGCCGAGGTGCGGCTCGACGACGGCCAGGTGCGGGAGTTCCAGAAGTACCTGATCTACAACCACGCTGCGGGGATCGGCGAGCCGGCGCCCATCGAGCACGTGCGGGCGGCGATGCTCAGCCGGATCAACGTGCACGCCAAGGGCTACTCCGGCTGTCGTCGGGAGATCCCCCTGACCTACGTGGCCCTGCTCAACGCGGGGATCACCCCGGTGGTCTGCGAGAAGGGCAGCGTCGGGGCCTGCGGCGACCTGGCGCCCATGAGCCAGATCGCCCTGAGCCTGATGGGCGAGGGGGAGTGCTTCTACCAGGGTCGGCGGATGCCTACAGGCAAGGCGATGGAGCAGGCGGGGATTCCCGTGCCGGGGCTCCAGGCCCGCGACGGCCTGTCGGCCATCAACGGCTCGAACCTGATCACGGGCATCGCCTGCCTGTTGCTGCTCGATGCCGAGCAGTGGATCGCCCAGGCGGAGATCGCCGCGGCGATGAGCCTCGAGGCCCTGATGGCCAACATGAAGCCCTATCATTCCCGTCTGCACGAGCTGCGGGGCTTTCCCGGCGCGGTGACCTCCGCGGCCAACCTGCGACAGGTGATCGAAGGCTCGGACCTGCTCAGTGGCAAGATCGATGTCAAGGTGCAGGATGCCTACTCCATGCGTTCGACCCCCCAGGTGATCGGCGCCCTGCGGGACATGATGGCCTACGCCCGCCGCCAGGTGGAGATCGAACTCAACGGCTGTGCCGACAATCCCCTCTTCGTCACCGAGGACGACCTGGTGCTCACCGGGGCCAACTTCCAGGGCACACCCGTCAGTATGCCCCTCGACACCATCGGCTCGGGTCTGACCATGGTGGCCGTGCTCTCCGAGCGGCGCCTCAACCGCCTGCTCAACCCGGCCCTCTCGGTGGGCCTGCCGGCTTTTCTGACCCGGGGCGCCGGCATCTTCTCGGGGATGATGCTCAGCCAGTACACTGCCGATACGCTGATCGTCGAGCAGCGGATTCTCAGCGCGCCTTCCCACGTGCAGTCGATTCCCGCCGCCGCCGACCAGGAAGACTTCGTCTCGATGGGCATGAACGGCGCTCTCAAGACCCGGCAGATTCTGCACAACGCCCAGGGCGTGCTGGGCATCGAGTTGATGGCCGCCGCCCAGGCCCTGGACCTGCGGGACTTCAACCCCGGGCGCGGCACCCAGGCCGCCCGTCAGGCCGTGCGCCGGGCAGTGGACTTTCTCGACGTGGACCGCCCCCTCTACAAGGACCACAACGCCATGGCCGAGCTGACCCGCCGGGGCGAGGTGCTCACTGCCGTGGTGGCCGAGACCGGCCCCCTGCGAGCGTCGTGGAGCCGATGCGACTGA
- a CDS encoding chemotaxis protein CheX translates to MPRLELDEVLLNAAITGTLGGLEMTGITPTPVGATRFFSATRPIAVIVGLVGKANGSVTINLSERGMLYLAGGLLGEVPDAPDEMVFDGVMEIGNIIAGGIKAALAGTDYQIENISVPSLVLGASYDVYYTRGISMVSVQFELEQIPIEHHKDRFFSTTISLLQLT, encoded by the coding sequence ATGCCACGACTGGAACTCGACGAGGTCCTGCTCAACGCCGCCATTACCGGCACCCTCGGGGGGCTGGAGATGACGGGGATCACTCCCACCCCCGTCGGGGCCACGCGTTTTTTCTCTGCCACACGACCGATCGCCGTGATCGTGGGACTGGTGGGCAAGGCCAACGGCAGTGTCACCATCAACCTCTCCGAGCGGGGCATGCTTTACCTGGCGGGAGGGCTGCTCGGGGAAGTGCCCGATGCCCCCGACGAGATGGTTTTCGACGGGGTGATGGAAATCGGCAATATCATCGCCGGCGGCATCAAGGCGGCCCTGGCCGGGACTGACTACCAGATCGAAAACATCTCGGTACCTTCCCTGGTGCTCGGAGCCAGCTACGACGTCTACTACACCCGCGGGATCAGCATGGTCTCCGTGCAGTTCGAATTGGAGCAGATCCCCATCGAGCACCACAAGGATCGCTTCTTCTCCACTACGATCTCCCTGCTGCAGCTCACCTGA
- the clpB gene encoding ATP-dependent chaperone ClpB produces MNADKLTTKSRDALVSAQQIAAEHTHQEITGLHLLAALLGQDDGLVRPILERAGVPLDALLGDLERELQGRPRVEGGEPYMGRELSQALRLAEKDSAARGDAYVSTEHLLLGLVAAGGAAGELLGRHGAETGRLAAAVEAVRGTQRVTGPDPENKYRALEKYCSDMTALAREGKLDPVIGRDEEIRRTMQVLSRRTKNNPVLIGPPGVGKTAIVEGIAQRIAAGDVPDSLRHKSVLALDLGALVAGAKYRGEFEDRLKAVLEEVTAAEGRIILFIDEMHTLVGAGAAEGGQDAANMLKPALARGQLRCIGATTLDEYRKHVEKDKALERRFQPVFIGEPSVEDALAILRGLKEKYEVHHGIRISDAALVAAARLSHRYIADRFLPDKAIDLVDEAASRLKMEIESVPAAIDDVERELTRLQVELQAMKMEDSPEARARVGQLEGEVAAKEEHVRALRSRWQIQRDLVRQIKELKQQADDLRGEVERAQRDGDLQRAAELSYGKIPEIDRRIAQLQEELARAQAAGSFLREEVTAEDIAAVVARWTGIPVSRMLEGESERLLKMEERLHRRVVGQDHAIERVARAIRLSRAGLQNPDRPLGSFLFLGPTGVGKTELAKALAEFLFDDERSMVRIDMSEYMERHAVSRLIGAPPGYVGYDEGGQLTEAVRRRPYSVVLLDEVEKAHPEVFNVLLQVLDDGRLTDGHGRTVDFRNTILIMTSNVGSQYILDMEDKAEIERLCQQELKATFRPEFLNRIDAVLIFDRLDREAIRQIVSVQLERMRPLLAQRELELELSEKAVDFLADQGYDPAYGARPLGRVLREQVLEPLSEKLIAGEVLSGDRIRVDLGPEGGLEIERIPGAAAEVAG; encoded by the coding sequence ATGAACGCGGACAAGCTGACCACCAAGTCGCGGGATGCTCTGGTCTCCGCCCAGCAGATCGCGGCGGAGCATACACACCAGGAGATCACCGGTCTGCACCTGCTCGCGGCTCTGCTCGGCCAGGACGACGGCCTGGTGCGTCCGATCCTCGAACGAGCGGGCGTGCCCCTCGACGCTTTGCTGGGAGACCTGGAGCGGGAACTCCAGGGCCGGCCCCGGGTGGAGGGTGGCGAGCCCTACATGGGACGCGAGCTGAGCCAGGCCCTGCGCCTGGCGGAGAAGGACTCGGCGGCCAGGGGGGACGCATACGTCTCCACCGAGCACCTGCTGCTGGGCCTGGTGGCCGCCGGCGGCGCGGCGGGGGAACTGCTCGGACGTCACGGCGCCGAGACTGGGCGCCTGGCCGCCGCGGTGGAAGCGGTGCGCGGCACCCAGCGGGTCACCGGCCCTGACCCGGAAAACAAGTATCGGGCCCTCGAGAAGTACTGCTCGGACATGACCGCCCTGGCCCGGGAGGGCAAGCTCGACCCTGTCATCGGTCGCGACGAGGAGATCCGCCGCACCATGCAGGTGCTCTCCCGCCGCACGAAGAACAACCCGGTGCTGATCGGTCCTCCCGGCGTGGGCAAGACGGCCATCGTCGAGGGCATCGCCCAGCGCATCGCCGCGGGCGACGTGCCCGATTCCCTGCGCCACAAGAGCGTGCTGGCCCTCGACCTGGGGGCCCTGGTGGCCGGAGCCAAGTACCGCGGCGAGTTCGAGGATCGGCTCAAGGCCGTCCTCGAAGAGGTCACCGCCGCCGAGGGGCGGATCATCCTTTTCATCGACGAGATGCACACCCTGGTCGGCGCCGGCGCCGCCGAGGGGGGCCAGGATGCGGCCAACATGCTCAAGCCGGCCCTGGCCCGCGGCCAGCTTCGCTGCATCGGCGCGACGACCCTCGACGAATACCGCAAGCACGTGGAGAAGGACAAGGCCCTCGAGCGGCGCTTCCAGCCCGTGTTCATCGGTGAGCCCAGCGTCGAGGACGCCCTGGCGATTCTCCGCGGCCTGAAGGAGAAGTACGAGGTCCACCACGGCATTCGCATTTCCGATGCGGCCCTGGTGGCCGCCGCCCGCCTGTCGCACCGCTATATCGCCGACCGCTTCCTGCCCGACAAGGCCATCGACCTGGTGGACGAGGCGGCCAGCCGCTTGAAAATGGAAATCGAGTCGGTGCCCGCCGCGATCGACGACGTGGAGCGCGAGCTGACCCGCCTGCAGGTGGAGCTGCAGGCGATGAAGATGGAGGATTCCCCCGAGGCGCGGGCGCGGGTCGGACAGCTCGAAGGAGAAGTCGCCGCCAAGGAAGAGCATGTACGCGCCCTGCGCAGCCGCTGGCAGATCCAGCGGGACCTGGTGCGGCAGATCAAGGAACTCAAGCAGCAGGCCGACGACCTGCGGGGCGAGGTGGAACGTGCCCAGCGGGACGGCGACCTGCAGCGGGCGGCGGAGCTGTCCTACGGCAAGATCCCCGAGATCGACCGGCGCATCGCGCAGCTCCAGGAAGAACTCGCCCGGGCCCAGGCCGCGGGCTCCTTCCTGCGCGAGGAGGTCACCGCCGAGGACATCGCCGCGGTGGTGGCGCGCTGGACCGGCATTCCCGTCTCGCGGATGCTCGAAGGCGAGAGCGAGCGGCTGCTGAAGATGGAAGAGCGCCTGCACCGGAGGGTGGTGGGCCAGGACCACGCCATCGAGCGGGTAGCCAGGGCGATTCGCCTCTCCCGCGCCGGCCTGCAGAACCCCGACCGACCCCTGGGCTCGTTCCTCTTCCTCGGGCCCACCGGTGTGGGCAAGACGGAGCTGGCCAAGGCGCTGGCGGAGTTCCTCTTCGACGACGAGCGCTCGATGGTGCGCATCGACATGAGCGAGTACATGGAGCGTCACGCGGTCAGCCGCCTGATCGGCGCCCCTCCGGGCTACGTGGGCTACGACGAGGGCGGCCAGCTCACCGAGGCGGTACGCCGCCGGCCCTACAGCGTGGTGCTCCTCGACGAGGTGGAAAAGGCGCACCCGGAGGTCTTCAACGTGTTGCTCCAGGTGCTCGACGACGGGCGCCTGACCGATGGCCACGGCCGCACGGTGGACTTCCGCAACACGATCCTGATCATGACCTCCAACGTGGGCAGCCAGTACATCCTCGACATGGAGGACAAGGCCGAGATCGAGCGCCTGTGCCAGCAGGAACTCAAGGCCACCTTCCGCCCCGAGTTCCTCAATCGCATCGACGCGGTGCTGATCTTCGACCGCCTGGACCGGGAGGCGATTCGCCAGATCGTCAGCGTGCAGCTCGAGCGGATGCGCCCGCTGCTGGCCCAGCGGGAGCTGGAGCTGGAGCTGAGCGAGAAGGCCGTCGACTTCCTCGCCGACCAGGGCTACGACCCGGCCTACGGCGCCCGTCCCCTGGGGCGCGTGCTCCGCGAGCAGGTGCTCGAGCCCTTGTCCGAGAAGCTGATCGCCGGCGAGGTGTTGTCCGGCGATCGGATTCGCGTCGACCTGGGCCCGGAGGGCGGGCTCGAGATCGAGCGCATTCCCGGCGCCGCTGCCGAGGTGGCGGGCTGA
- a CDS encoding SNF2-related protein, with protein MNTADKRSAPQGPWAPGDRVAHRFNPDLGPGRITAVEGRYLRVQFPLVGEQLTIAADTGSLEPLVLRAGCRAMLESSGEEVQVVEVGPGSRCRLGDGREVDEAELWPLPHAASLFDRLAAGEIDRLEDFANRLDALHLASLREGDRLASFLGGRIQLFPHQLYVAERATRTDPVRWLLADEVGLGKTVEACLIQSHLLRTGRVERVLVVAPATLTVQWLGELWRKYHEVYVLLDDKRLGDVARDYGESFNPFDVHRRVVASLEMLVERPRLVEQAQAAGVEMVIVDEAHHLRRREGHPGNPAYRTLAPLIRQVPHALLLTATPLEDDAEGFLRLLQLLHPERFPDDRPLLEVLDSGAALPACTSVTRRQDLGGLPPRRPLPVDIDEQAWAPIAHLEQQVAALPAETPPARARKADLLRRALSSGAAVLALPESRRPGLEAAARRAVESDPRLDFLAQAAPEWERRREKTLVFVSCRETLEMLRAELSRRCQLATAVFHEDLSPSRRDIEVAGFRTRSGPSLMISTECGGEGRNFEFCHRLVMYDLPWSPGRVEQRIGRLDRIGRRMNVGIVYFRPPAGIGAAVVRLYERIGLMERPLEGLQRELRRVEQLLDEAAAAGRLAEDEHLEALVQEVEGAWSRVQQAAYRHLLTGLYDPACAEEILARLPDDLEALTEDVVLGAADGLGLEVESQRQEGVYSVALGQRALVESLPGLGDEFSFVGTFDRETAVDDEMIDFFASGHPLVEAILAEVQDSSRGRTALLACEIGDDSGLAVVGFYREEGRLVVRAVDHRGRRRTKWEQRLAARPLRVHRVDPEAWTSRPGWAATVRAIAAELPGDPLAAAALVVGPVRPTG; from the coding sequence TTGAACACTGCCGACAAGCGCAGCGCGCCGCAGGGACCCTGGGCCCCGGGGGACCGGGTGGCCCATCGCTTCAATCCCGACCTGGGGCCCGGCCGCATCACGGCGGTGGAGGGGCGCTACCTGCGCGTCCAGTTTCCCCTGGTCGGCGAGCAACTCACCATCGCCGCCGACACCGGCAGCCTCGAGCCCCTGGTGCTGAGGGCCGGCTGCCGGGCCATGCTCGAGAGCAGCGGCGAGGAGGTACAGGTGGTCGAGGTGGGCCCCGGCTCCCGCTGCCGCCTGGGCGACGGGCGGGAGGTCGACGAGGCCGAGCTGTGGCCTCTGCCCCACGCCGCCTCCCTCTTCGACCGCCTGGCCGCCGGTGAGATCGACCGCCTGGAGGATTTCGCCAACCGCCTCGATGCCCTCCACCTGGCGAGCCTGAGGGAAGGGGACCGGCTGGCGTCCTTCCTCGGCGGCCGCATCCAGCTCTTTCCCCACCAGCTCTACGTGGCCGAGCGGGCGACCCGGACCGACCCGGTACGCTGGCTGCTGGCCGACGAGGTGGGGCTGGGCAAGACCGTCGAGGCCTGCCTGATCCAGAGCCACCTGCTGCGCACCGGAAGGGTGGAGCGGGTGCTGGTGGTGGCTCCCGCGACCCTCACCGTGCAGTGGCTCGGCGAGCTGTGGCGCAAGTACCACGAGGTCTACGTGCTGCTCGACGACAAGCGCCTCGGCGACGTGGCCAGGGACTACGGCGAGTCCTTCAACCCCTTCGACGTCCATCGCCGGGTTGTGGCGAGCCTGGAAATGCTGGTCGAGCGGCCGCGGCTGGTGGAGCAGGCCCAGGCCGCCGGCGTGGAGATGGTGATCGTCGACGAGGCCCATCACCTGCGGCGGCGGGAGGGGCATCCGGGCAATCCCGCCTACCGCACCCTGGCGCCGCTGATCCGCCAGGTGCCCCACGCCCTGCTGCTGACCGCCACGCCCCTGGAAGACGATGCCGAGGGCTTCCTGCGCCTGCTGCAGCTCCTCCACCCCGAGCGCTTCCCCGACGATCGTCCGCTGCTCGAGGTGCTGGACTCCGGCGCGGCGCTGCCGGCCTGCACCTCCGTCACCCGCCGCCAGGATCTCGGCGGCTTGCCTCCCCGACGACCCCTGCCCGTGGACATCGACGAGCAGGCCTGGGCGCCCATCGCCCACCTCGAGCAACAGGTCGCGGCCCTGCCCGCCGAGACGCCGCCGGCCCGGGCCCGCAAGGCGGACCTGCTGCGCCGGGCCCTTTCGTCGGGGGCCGCCGTGCTGGCCTTGCCCGAAAGCCGCCGCCCCGGCCTCGAGGCCGCCGCCCGCCGGGCGGTGGAGAGCGACCCTCGGCTGGACTTCCTGGCCCAGGCCGCACCGGAGTGGGAGCGGCGCCGGGAGAAGACCCTGGTCTTCGTCTCCTGCCGGGAGACCCTCGAGATGTTGCGCGCCGAACTCAGTCGCCGCTGCCAGCTCGCCACCGCGGTGTTCCACGAGGATCTGTCTCCCTCCCGTCGCGACATCGAGGTGGCGGGCTTCCGTACCCGCTCAGGGCCCTCGCTGATGATCTCCACCGAGTGCGGCGGCGAGGGTCGCAACTTCGAGTTCTGCCACCGGCTGGTGATGTACGACCTGCCCTGGTCTCCCGGAAGGGTCGAGCAGCGCATCGGCCGCCTCGACCGTATCGGCCGCCGGATGAACGTGGGCATCGTCTACTTCCGGCCCCCGGCGGGCATCGGCGCCGCCGTCGTGCGGCTCTACGAGCGCATCGGGCTGATGGAGCGGCCTCTCGAGGGGCTCCAGCGGGAACTGCGCCGGGTCGAGCAGCTCCTCGACGAGGCCGCCGCTGCCGGTCGCCTGGCGGAAGACGAGCACCTCGAGGCGCTGGTGCAGGAGGTCGAGGGAGCCTGGTCCCGGGTCCAGCAGGCCGCCTATCGCCACTTGCTCACCGGTCTGTACGACCCGGCCTGCGCCGAGGAGATCCTCGCCCGCCTGCCTGACGACCTGGAGGCGCTGACCGAAGACGTGGTGCTGGGGGCCGCGGATGGCCTGGGTCTCGAGGTGGAGAGCCAGCGCCAGGAGGGGGTCTACTCCGTGGCCCTGGGCCAACGGGCCCTGGTCGAGAGCCTGCCCGGGCTGGGAGACGAGTTCAGCTTCGTCGGCACCTTCGACCGGGAGACGGCGGTGGACGACGAGATGATCGACTTCTTCGCCTCCGGCCACCCCCTGGTGGAGGCGATCCTGGCCGAGGTGCAGGACTCCTCCCGGGGCCGGACGGCCCTGCTGGCCTGCGAGATCGGTGACGACTCGGGCCTGGCGGTGGTGGGCTTCTACCGGGAGGAGGGCCGGCTGGTGGTGCGGGCGGTGGACCACAGGGGGCGTCGGCGGACGAAGTGGGAGCAGCGGCTGGCCGCCCGTCCCCTGCGGGTCCATCGCGTCGACCCCGAGGCCTGGACCTCCCGGCCCGGCTGGGCCGCCACCGTGCGGGCCATCGCCGCCGAATTGCCCGGTGACCCGCTGGCGGCGGCGGCGCTGGTGGTCGGGCCGGTCCGGCCGACCGGCTGA